A genomic segment from Juglans regia cultivar Chandler chromosome 14, Walnut 2.0, whole genome shotgun sequence encodes:
- the LOC108989693 gene encoding superoxide dismutase [Cu-Zn], chloroplastic yields the protein MAAHPLILSSPHFCPNPHNPPPPLLCSFSFLHGASLKLSRQSPTLSLSAKPLTVVAATKKAVAVLKGNSNVEGVVTLTQEDDGPTTVNVRITGLTPGPHGFHLHEYGDTTNGCISTGAHFNPNNLTHGAPEDEIRHAGDLGNIVANADGVAEATIVDSQIPLGGPNAVIGRALVVHELEDDLGKGGHELSLTTGNAGGRLACGVVGLTPV from the exons ATGGCTGCCCACccactcattctctcttctccTCACTTCTGCCCAAACCCTCACAACCCACCTCCTCCTCTCCTCTGCTCGTTCTCCTTCCTCCACGGCGCCTCTCTCAAGCTCTCTCGCCAATCTCCGACCCTCTCGCTTTCCGCCAAACCACTCACTGTCGTTGCCGCCACCAAGAAAGCCGTAGCCGTCCTCAAGGGCAACTCAAATGTCGAAGGCGTTGTTACGTTGACCCAGGAAGACGATg GTCCCACAACTGTCAATGTACGTATTACTGGGCTTACTCCGGGGCCTCATGGGTTTCACCta CATGAGTATGGTGACACAACAAATGGATGCATCTCAACAG GAGCACATTTCAACCCTAACAATCTGACACATGGTGCTCCTGAGGATGAAATCCGTCATGCGGGTGACCTGGGAAACATAGTTGCCAATGCCGATG GGGTGGCAGAGGCAACAATTGTGGATAGCCAG ATACCATTAGGTGGTCCTAATGCGGTTATTGGTAGAGCCCTCGTGGTTCATGAGCTTGAGGATGACCTTGGAAAGG GTGGACATGAACTTAGTCTGACCACTGGCAATGCAGGTGGAAGATTGGCATGTG GTGTGGTCGGTTTGACTCCAGTGTAA